In Rhodamnia argentea isolate NSW1041297 chromosome 11, ASM2092103v1, whole genome shotgun sequence, one genomic interval encodes:
- the LOC115736484 gene encoding filament-like plant protein 4 isoform X1 — MDHRGWPWKKKSLGKNLSDKDVAPPDPAITLSKAASLGHEDCVKVSYVQIPLDSYKHLSGLEGHVTTLESQVTTLESQVTTLGSQVKDLKEKLSAAYLEISLKENLVKQHAKVAEEAVSGWEKADAEALALRQQLESTMLLKLTAEDRASHLDGALKECMRQTRNVKEESERNLQEVIRTKAKQWNEMKLGFEAQVAELDCRLLQATAENAALSRSLQDHIDTILSVNEEKSLANLQIEVFKQDIKVYEKDMSSLKYELHMVSKELDIRNQEKNISMKSAEALNHRHLEDVKKISKLEAECQRLRGLVRKKLPGPAALAQMKLEVGSSGRISSDNWLRKNTASNPSSRLPCETEISFDRPQLCYKESDFLSKHLLATEEESKMLKETLAARDSELQALRNMCAKTVGRLKSLGAQIQAVELKRSPESNMGLDIEDFSSQIASVPPSASSTCEDGIEEEGSSSESWGPHICSMSQLKSAKSIDKSDERSHESDRQLMDDFLEMEKLACSSDDTFVNSSSVRTAGSASKANIECVAPADGTNSKDANLLPKQDPRINSSVNQEVPYACPLNRQLKPHTEDLQLPNLLSKIGMVIESHAPDVDVGKVLLDIKHAVQIPDSPLLHSVGRILEEAHPSDRYDQRPTAEDKVKTAESVISAIPGSPMTSNINIRKQNLEKAVSQIHEFVFSLGKEAALCQDFSSYGHGLEKMIQSFSTSVENLACNNLTLADFVIELSDIVGKASELKSGIISYTGCEGDTSDGECIDKVALLESKVIEEKLSGNTFADECGNIPSTSNIEDYVEGFQEENTSSQIGSKVASYEYSKEGVNLLKSQKEDIVSGISRCTDLETTKLQLLEKEKLLTGLKLQLESCQNSHSLAEVQLKCMTESYKSLEMQAHDLEAEVKLLHGKIEKLEEQLAEEKHHHQETQAKCEDLQQKIKRKENCTTCSSSAADLDIKSKQEEIAAAAQKLAECQDTIYLLSKQLTALQPHPESKASQI, encoded by the exons ATGGACCATCGTGGCTGGCCGTGGAAGAAGAAATCGTTGGGCAAGAACCTGTCCGACAAAGATGTTGCCCCACCTGATCCTGCAATTACCTTGTCTAAAGCAGCATCGCTGGGACATGAG GACTGTGTGAAGGTAAGCTATGTTCAGATACCCTTGGATTCATATAAGCATTTGAGTGGATTGGAAGGTCATGTCACTACACTGGAATCTCAAGTCACTACTTTGGAGTCTCAAGTTACTACTTTGGGGTCTCAAGTTAAGGACTTGAAAGAAAAGCTGTCTGCAGCTTATTTGGAGATTAGTTTGAAGGAGAATCTGGTCAAACAACATGCCAAAGTTGCTGAAGAAGCTGTTTCAG GATGGGAGAAGGCAGATGCAGAAGCTCTTGCACTGAGACAGCAACTTGAATCTACTATGCTGTTGAAGCTCACTGCTGAGGACCGGGCATCCCACTTGGATGGTGCTTTGAAGGAGTGCATGAGGCAGACAAGAAATGTAAAGGAGGAGAGTGAGAGAAACTTGCAAGAAGTAATTCGTACCAAAGCCAAGCAATGGAACGAAATGAAACTTGGTTTTGAGGCACAGGTAGCTGAACTAGATTGTCGACTTCTTCAGGCAACTGCAGAAAATGCCGCACTTTCCAGGTCATTACAGGATCATATCGACACAATATTAAGTGTCAATGAAGAAAAATCTCTAGCTAATTTGCAGATTGAAGTTTTTAAGCAGGATATCAAGGTATATGAGAAGGACATGAGCTCACTGAAATATGAGCTGCACATGGTTTCTAAAGAACTTGATATTAGAAATCAGGAGAAGAATATAAGCATGAAATCAGCAGAAGCTTTAAACCACAGGCATTTGGAGGatgtcaaaaaaatctcaaaactgGAAGCAGAATGCCAAAGACTACGTGGCCTTGTTCGCAAGAAATTGCCTGGTCCAGCTGCATTAGCTCAAATGAAGCTGGAAGTTGGGAGCTCAGGCCGAATCTCCAGTGACAATTGGCTAAGGAAGAATACAGCTAGCAATCCTAGTTCTAGGTTGCCTTGTGAGACTGAAATCTCCTTTGACCGTCCTCAGCTATGTTACAAAGAATCTGATTTTCTCAGTAAACATTTGCTGGCAACGGAAGAAGAATCAAAGATGTTGAAAGAAACTTTGGCTGCTCGTGACTCAGAATTGCAGGCTTTGAGAAACATGTGTGCCAAAACTGTTGGCAGGCTTAAGAGCTTGGGAGCTCAGATTCAGGCAGTTGAACTGAAACGGTCCCCTGAGTCCAACATGGGTTTGGATATTGAAGATTTCTCAAGTCAAATTGCAAGCGTTCCGCCAAGTGCCAGTTCTACTTGTGAAGatggaattgaagaagaaggaagctcCTCTGAATCTTGGGGTCCGCATATCTGCAGCATGTCTCAGTTGAAGAGTGCTAAGAGCATAGACAAATCTGATGAGCGGTCACATGAGAGCGACAGACAATTAATGGATGACTTTCTTGAAATGGAGAAATTGGCCTGTTCATCTGATGATACATTTGTAAACAGTTCCTCTGTTAGAACTGCAGGTTCTGCCAGCAAAGCAAATATAGAATGTGTAGCACCGGCAGATGGTACAAATTCCAAGGATGCAAATCTCCTTCCTAAGCAGGATCCTCGCATAAATTCATCAGTGAATCAGGAGGTGCCATATGCTTGTCCTCTAAACAGACAGCTCAAGCCCCATACAGAGGATCTGCAATTGCCTAATCTGCTTTCCAAAATCGGTATGGTGATTGAGTCTCATGCTCCAGATGTTGATGTAGGAAAAGTTTTGCTAGATATAAAACATGCTGTGCAGATCCCAGATTCTCCGTTACTTCATTCAGTCGGTCGTATCTTAGAGGAAGCTCATCCAAGTGATAGATATGATCAGCGTCCTACTGCTGAAGATAAAGTGAAGACTGCAGAGAGTGTGATATCAGCCATTCCGGGTAGCCCTATGACTAGCAACATAAATATCAGAAAGCAAAACCTTGAAAAGGCAGTTTCTCAGATACATGAGTTTGTATTTTCTCTAGGCAAGGAAGCAGCCTTATGCCAGGATTTTTCCAGTTATGGGCATGGGTTGGAAAAGATGATACAATCTTTCTCCACCTCTGTTGAGAACCTTGCATGCAACAACTTAACCTTGGCTGACTTTGTTATTGAACTTTCAGATATCGTTGGTAAAGCTAGTGAACTAAAATCTGGCATCATTAGCTACACAGGTTGTGAGGGAGATACTAGTGATGGAGAATGCATAGACAAGGTTGCTTTGCTGGAGAGCAAGGTCATTGAGGAAAAGCTGTCAGGAAATACATTTGCAGATGAATGTGGCAATATCCCTTCTACTTCTAATATTGAGGATTATGTTGAGGGATTTCAAGAAGAAAACACGAGCTCCCAGATTGGGTCAAAGGTTGCATCTTACGAATATTCGAAGGAGGGTGTGAACCTGTTAAAGTCACAGAAAGAGGACATCGTATCAGGCATATCTAGGTGCACTGATCTTGAGACTACAAAGCTTCAGCTGCTGGAAAAAGAGAAGCTTCTTACAGGACTGAAATTGCAGTTAGAATCATGTCAAAACTCACACAGCTTAGCGGAGGTTCAACTAAAATGCATGACAGAGTCTTACAAATCATTAGAAATGCAGGCACATGATTTGGAAGCTGAAGTGAAACTTTTACATGGCAAGATTGAGAAGTTAGAGGAGCAACTTGCTGAAGAAAAGCACCATCATCAGGAAACTCAAGCTAAGTGTGAGGATCTTCAGCAGAAAATCAAAAG GAAGGAGAACTGCACAACATGCTCATCATCTGCAGCAGATCTTGATATCAAGAGCAAACAG GAGGAGATAGCCGCAGCAGCACAGAAGCTTGCAGAGTGTCAAGATACCATTTATCTTCTAAGCAAGCAACTGACGGCTCTGCAACCCCACCCAGAAAGCAAGGCCTCTCAAATTTGA
- the LOC115736484 gene encoding filament-like plant protein 4 isoform X2 yields the protein MDHRGWPWKKKSLGKNLSDKDVAPPDPAITLSKAASLGHEDCVKVSYVQIPLDSYKHLSGLEGHVTTLESQVTTLESQVTTLGSQVKDLKEKLSAAYLEISLKENLVKQHAKVAEEAVSGWEKADAEALALRQQLESTMLLKLTAEDRASHLDGALKECMRQTRNVKEESERNLQEVIRTKAKQWNEMKLGFEAQVAELDCRLLQATAENAALSRSLQDHIDTILSVNEEKSLANLQIEVFKQDIKVYEKDMSSLKYELHMVSKELDIRNQEKNISMKSAEALNHRHLEDVKKISKLEAECQRLRGLVRKKLPGPAALAQMKLEVGSSGRISSDNWLRKNTASNPSSRLPCETEISFDRPQLCYKESDFLSKHLLATEEESKMLKETLAARDSELQALRNMCAKTVGRLKSLGAQIQAVELKRSPESNMGLDIEDFSSQIASVPPSASSTCEDGIEEEGSSSESWGPHICSMSQLKSAKSIDKSDERSHESDRQLMDDFLEMEKLACSSDDTFVNSSSVRTAGSASKANIECVAPADGTNSKDANLLPKQDPRINSSVNQEVPYACPLNRQLKPHTEDLQLPNLLSKIGMVIESHAPDVDVGKVLLDIKHAVQIPDSPLLHSVGRILEEAHPSDRYDQRPTAEDKVKTAESVISAIPGSPMTSNINIRKQNLEKAVSQIHEFVFSLGKEAALCQDFSSYGHGLEKMIQSFSTSVENLACNNLTLADFVIELSDIVGKASELKSGIISYTGCEGDTSDGECIDKVALLESKVIEEKLSGNTFADECGNIPSTSNIEDYVEGFQEENTSSQIGSKVASYEYSKEGVNLLKSQKEDIVSGISRCTDLETTKLQLLEKEKLLTGLKLQLESCQNSHSLAEVQLKCMTESYKSLEMQAHDLEAEVKLLHGKIEKLEEQLAEEKHHHQETQAKCEDLQQKIKRKENCTTCSSSAADLDIKSKQEIAAAAQKLAECQDTIYLLSKQLTALQPHPESKASQI from the exons ATGGACCATCGTGGCTGGCCGTGGAAGAAGAAATCGTTGGGCAAGAACCTGTCCGACAAAGATGTTGCCCCACCTGATCCTGCAATTACCTTGTCTAAAGCAGCATCGCTGGGACATGAG GACTGTGTGAAGGTAAGCTATGTTCAGATACCCTTGGATTCATATAAGCATTTGAGTGGATTGGAAGGTCATGTCACTACACTGGAATCTCAAGTCACTACTTTGGAGTCTCAAGTTACTACTTTGGGGTCTCAAGTTAAGGACTTGAAAGAAAAGCTGTCTGCAGCTTATTTGGAGATTAGTTTGAAGGAGAATCTGGTCAAACAACATGCCAAAGTTGCTGAAGAAGCTGTTTCAG GATGGGAGAAGGCAGATGCAGAAGCTCTTGCACTGAGACAGCAACTTGAATCTACTATGCTGTTGAAGCTCACTGCTGAGGACCGGGCATCCCACTTGGATGGTGCTTTGAAGGAGTGCATGAGGCAGACAAGAAATGTAAAGGAGGAGAGTGAGAGAAACTTGCAAGAAGTAATTCGTACCAAAGCCAAGCAATGGAACGAAATGAAACTTGGTTTTGAGGCACAGGTAGCTGAACTAGATTGTCGACTTCTTCAGGCAACTGCAGAAAATGCCGCACTTTCCAGGTCATTACAGGATCATATCGACACAATATTAAGTGTCAATGAAGAAAAATCTCTAGCTAATTTGCAGATTGAAGTTTTTAAGCAGGATATCAAGGTATATGAGAAGGACATGAGCTCACTGAAATATGAGCTGCACATGGTTTCTAAAGAACTTGATATTAGAAATCAGGAGAAGAATATAAGCATGAAATCAGCAGAAGCTTTAAACCACAGGCATTTGGAGGatgtcaaaaaaatctcaaaactgGAAGCAGAATGCCAAAGACTACGTGGCCTTGTTCGCAAGAAATTGCCTGGTCCAGCTGCATTAGCTCAAATGAAGCTGGAAGTTGGGAGCTCAGGCCGAATCTCCAGTGACAATTGGCTAAGGAAGAATACAGCTAGCAATCCTAGTTCTAGGTTGCCTTGTGAGACTGAAATCTCCTTTGACCGTCCTCAGCTATGTTACAAAGAATCTGATTTTCTCAGTAAACATTTGCTGGCAACGGAAGAAGAATCAAAGATGTTGAAAGAAACTTTGGCTGCTCGTGACTCAGAATTGCAGGCTTTGAGAAACATGTGTGCCAAAACTGTTGGCAGGCTTAAGAGCTTGGGAGCTCAGATTCAGGCAGTTGAACTGAAACGGTCCCCTGAGTCCAACATGGGTTTGGATATTGAAGATTTCTCAAGTCAAATTGCAAGCGTTCCGCCAAGTGCCAGTTCTACTTGTGAAGatggaattgaagaagaaggaagctcCTCTGAATCTTGGGGTCCGCATATCTGCAGCATGTCTCAGTTGAAGAGTGCTAAGAGCATAGACAAATCTGATGAGCGGTCACATGAGAGCGACAGACAATTAATGGATGACTTTCTTGAAATGGAGAAATTGGCCTGTTCATCTGATGATACATTTGTAAACAGTTCCTCTGTTAGAACTGCAGGTTCTGCCAGCAAAGCAAATATAGAATGTGTAGCACCGGCAGATGGTACAAATTCCAAGGATGCAAATCTCCTTCCTAAGCAGGATCCTCGCATAAATTCATCAGTGAATCAGGAGGTGCCATATGCTTGTCCTCTAAACAGACAGCTCAAGCCCCATACAGAGGATCTGCAATTGCCTAATCTGCTTTCCAAAATCGGTATGGTGATTGAGTCTCATGCTCCAGATGTTGATGTAGGAAAAGTTTTGCTAGATATAAAACATGCTGTGCAGATCCCAGATTCTCCGTTACTTCATTCAGTCGGTCGTATCTTAGAGGAAGCTCATCCAAGTGATAGATATGATCAGCGTCCTACTGCTGAAGATAAAGTGAAGACTGCAGAGAGTGTGATATCAGCCATTCCGGGTAGCCCTATGACTAGCAACATAAATATCAGAAAGCAAAACCTTGAAAAGGCAGTTTCTCAGATACATGAGTTTGTATTTTCTCTAGGCAAGGAAGCAGCCTTATGCCAGGATTTTTCCAGTTATGGGCATGGGTTGGAAAAGATGATACAATCTTTCTCCACCTCTGTTGAGAACCTTGCATGCAACAACTTAACCTTGGCTGACTTTGTTATTGAACTTTCAGATATCGTTGGTAAAGCTAGTGAACTAAAATCTGGCATCATTAGCTACACAGGTTGTGAGGGAGATACTAGTGATGGAGAATGCATAGACAAGGTTGCTTTGCTGGAGAGCAAGGTCATTGAGGAAAAGCTGTCAGGAAATACATTTGCAGATGAATGTGGCAATATCCCTTCTACTTCTAATATTGAGGATTATGTTGAGGGATTTCAAGAAGAAAACACGAGCTCCCAGATTGGGTCAAAGGTTGCATCTTACGAATATTCGAAGGAGGGTGTGAACCTGTTAAAGTCACAGAAAGAGGACATCGTATCAGGCATATCTAGGTGCACTGATCTTGAGACTACAAAGCTTCAGCTGCTGGAAAAAGAGAAGCTTCTTACAGGACTGAAATTGCAGTTAGAATCATGTCAAAACTCACACAGCTTAGCGGAGGTTCAACTAAAATGCATGACAGAGTCTTACAAATCATTAGAAATGCAGGCACATGATTTGGAAGCTGAAGTGAAACTTTTACATGGCAAGATTGAGAAGTTAGAGGAGCAACTTGCTGAAGAAAAGCACCATCATCAGGAAACTCAAGCTAAGTGTGAGGATCTTCAGCAGAAAATCAAAAG GAAGGAGAACTGCACAACATGCTCATCATCTGCAGCAGATCTTGATATCAAGAGCAAACAG GAGATAGCCGCAGCAGCACAGAAGCTTGCAGAGTGTCAAGATACCATTTATCTTCTAAGCAAGCAACTGACGGCTCTGCAACCCCACCCAGAAAGCAAGGCCTCTCAAATTTGA
- the LOC115736396 gene encoding auxin-responsive protein SAUR50-like produces the protein MAMRRKSNKLPQVAAIKQILKKCSGLGKRSSNGYNNNGGPGPPEDVPKGHFAVYVGENRSRYIVPISWLAHPKFQSLLRRAEEEYGFGHDMGITIPCEEVVFQSLASMIS, from the coding sequence ATGGCAATGAGGAGGAAGTCAAACAAGCTGCCTCAAGTAGCAGCAATCAAACAGATCCTCAAGAAATGCTCAGGCCTGGGCAAGAGATCCTCAAACGGCTACAACAACAATGGGGGACCTGGCCCGCCTGAGGATGTGCCCAAGGGTCACTTTGCGGTGTACGTGGGAGAGAACAGGAGCAGGTATATCGTGCCCATCTCCTGGTTGGCTCACCCCAAGTTCCAGAGCCTGCTTCGGAGAGCCGAAGAAGAGTACGGGTTCGGTCATGACATGGGAATCACCATCCCTTGTGAAGAAGTTGTGTTCCAGTCTCTAGCTTCCATGATCAGctga
- the LOC115736309 gene encoding transcription initiation factor TFIID subunit 14b-like produces the protein MSSRKQGDIQPEDGGTGFKRIKITKSSEDPEKKGLSRRLKDAEISLPIVYGTIAFYLGRKASESQSHKWTVYVRGATNEDLGAVIKRVVFQLHPSFNNPTRVVEAPPFELTECGWGEFEIAISLVFHPDVCDKQLDLYHHLKLYPEDESGPQSTKKPVVVESYDEIVFPDSSESFYARVQNHPAVIVPRMSAGFNISASVPPENSNERERGDTKDHPLSQWFLNFSEADELLKLAAARQQVQAHIIKLRRQLSVMDGMPQLSKPASAYE, from the exons ATGTCCTCGAGGAAACAGGGCGACATCCAGCCCGAAGATGGCGGCACTGGCTTTAAGCGCATCAAGATCACAAAATCTTCGGAAGATCCCGAGAAGAAG GGCTTAAGCCGGAGGCTCAAGGATGCTGAAATTAGCTTGCCGATCGTGTACGGAACCATTGCGTTCTATCTAGGTAGAAAGGCTAGTGA GTCCCAATCGCATAAATGGACGGTGTATGTCCGCGGGGCGACAAATGAAGATCTTGGTGCGGTGATCAAGCGGGTTGTGTTCCAATTGCATCCCAGTTTCAACAATCCTACGAGAGTTGTCGAAGCTCCACCTTTTGAATTGACAGAATGTGGCTGGGGTGAATTTGAAATCGCTATTTCCCTTGTCTTTCATCCTGATGTTTGCGACAAGCAGTTGGATCT TTATCACCATTTGAAGCTGTACCCGGAAGATGAGTCTGGTCCTCAATCAACCAAGAAACCAGTTGTTGTTGAATCTTATGATGAGATTGTCTTCCCCGATTCTTCAGAGTCTTTCTATGCCCGGGTTCAGAATCATCCAGCTGTTATAGTGCCACGCATGTCCGCCGGTTTTAACATTTCTGCTTCTG TACCCCCAGAAAACTCTAATGAACGGGAGAGAGGCGATACTAAAGATCATCCTCTTAGTCAATGGTTCTTGAATTTCTCAGAGGCAGATGAGCTGCTGAAGCTTGCTGCAGCTCGCCAGCAG GTGCAAGCTCATATTATCAAGCTGAGGAGACAACTTAGTGTGATGGATGGGATGCCTCAACTGTCAAAGCCAGCCTCTGCTTATGAATAA
- the LOC115736450 gene encoding endoglucanase 24-like: protein METKTAGNVKKSEGWFWRVSVTVIGALVIAAAVLTILGDFRSKAPKVHSRHGPVVQKYADALGIAMQFFDVQKSGKLVNNRISWRGDSGLTDGSEEGLDLSKGMYDAGDSMKFNFPMAFTATMLSWAILEYGDQMNAVKQLRPAQDSLKWITDYLINSHPSPDVLYIQVGDPDLDHKCWQRPESLSSQRPLTQVNTSFPGTEVAAETAAAMASASLVFKKINSTYSSSLLMHAEQLFAFADTYQGSYSVTVPSGQRFYNSSGYGDELLWAASWLYLASADRSYLSYVTVDHGQEFGNWRRPSWISWDDKLPGVQVLLSRIDFFGASEVPIAENLALQMYRETAEMMMCSLPPDSPTATSSRTESGLIWVTEWNSLLHPVGAAFLAILYSDYMLTSGTEALECSGRSYSPGELRDFVTSQVDYVLGENPMKLSYLVGFGENYPQYVHHRGSSIPVDATTGCRDGFKWLNSSAPNPNLAVGALVGGPFQNETYSDSRNNSMQGEPSTYNSGLIVGVLSGLVTSSPVAKSFL, encoded by the exons ATGGAGACTAAGACGGCTGGCAATGTGAAAAAGTCCGAGGGATGGTTTTGGCGGGTTTCAGTGACTGTCATCGGAGCTCTTGTGATTGCGGCGGCTGTGCTCACGATTCTGGGGGACTTCCGTTCCAAGGCGCCAAAGGTCCACAGCCGCCACGGTCCTGTCGTGCAGAAATATGCAGATGCTCTCGGAATCGCTATGCAGTTCTTCGACGTTCAAAAAT CTGGTAAGTTGGTGAATAACAGGATTTCTTGGAGGGGCGATTCGGGTCTCACGGATGGCAGCGAAGAAGGCTTAGATTTGTCGAAAGGAATGTACGACGCGGGGGACTCGATGAAGTTCAATTTCCCCATGGCGTTCACCGCGACGATGCTATCGTGGGCGATACTCGAGTATGGAGATCAGATGAATGCGGTGAAGCAGTTGAGACCTGCACAGGACTCCCTCAAATGGATCACTGATTATCTCATCAACTCCCATCCTTCACCAGATGTGCTCTATATTCAG GTGGGTGATCCTGACTTGGACCATAAGTGTTGGCAAAGGCCCGAATCCTTGTCCTCGCAAAGACCCCTGACTCAAGTGAACACGTCGTTTCCAGGAACAGAGGTTGCGGCAGAAACTGCCGCTGCAATGGCGTCTGCTTCTCTGGTCTTCAAGAAGATCAACTCCACTTATTCAAGTTCGCTGCTGATGCATGCGGAGCAGCTGTTTGCTTTTGCTGATACCTACCAGGGTTCATACAGTGTCACGGTCCCCAGTGGGCAAAGATTCTACAATTCTTCAGGCTATGGAGATGAACTGCTTTGGGCAGCTAGCTGGCTCTACCTTGCGTCTGCCGACAGATCGTATCTAAGTTATGTAACAGTCGACCATGGGCAGGAATTTGGTAATTGGAGACGACCGAGCTGGATTAGTTGGGATGACAAGCTTCCAGGAGTCCAG GTGTTACTATCGCGCATAGATTTCTTCGGAGCAAGCGAAGTTCCGATCGCTGAGAATCTCGCGCTCCAGATGTACAGGGAAACCGCCGAGATGATGATGTGTAGCCTTCCGCCTGATTCACCGACTGCAACATCTAGCAGAACGGAAA GTGGGCTAATTTGGGTGACTGAATGGAACTCGCTGCTGCATCCTGTGGGTGCGGCATTCCTAGCCATCCTTTACAGCGATTACATGCTCACTTCCGGTACCGAGGCCTTGGAATGCAGCGGGAGATCCTATAGCCCAGGCGAACTTCGGGATTTTGTGACTTCGCAG GTGGATTATGTATTGGGTGAAAACCCGATGAAGCTGAGCTATCTTGTCGGGTTTGGGGAAAACTACCCTCAGTATGTACACCACAGAGGGTCTTCCATCCCGGTCGATGCGACCACCGGGTGCAGAGACGGGTTTAAGTGGCTCAACTCCTCCGCTCCCAACCCGAACCTAGCGGTCGGAGCGCTCGTCGGCGGGCCCTTCCAGAACGAGACATACAGCGACTCTCGTAACAACTCGATGCAAGGCGAGCCGAGCACTTACAATAGCGGCCTCATAGTTGGCGTCCTCTCGGGTTTGGTCACGAGCTCTCCAGTGGCGAAATCCTTCCTATAG
- the LOC115736311 gene encoding uncharacterized protein LOC115736311, which translates to MEAGILHSLAPSPKSPPPSFFAFTTTTTATTTSPPLLLLPRRRRPIPTVKASATGGSGDDERSNPAPPTTPPDAVEIRFRRGSRRRSRQQQREDGAGGGAAKAATERATATATPKRWEEMSVAEKAVELYVGEKGLLFWLNKFAYASIFIVIGAWILFRFVGPSLNLYQLDSPPLSPTSILKG; encoded by the coding sequence ATGGAGGCTGGGATCCTCCATTCCCTCGCTCCTAGTCCTAAATCACCGCCACCGTCATTCTTCGCCTTcacaaccaccaccaccgccaccaccacctctcctcccctcctcctcctccctcgaCGCCGGCGTCCCATCCCCACCGTCAAGGCCAGCGCCACCGGAGGCTCCGGGGACGACGAGCGGAGTAACCCCGCGCCGCCGACAACGCCGCCGGACGCGGTGGAGATACGGTTCCGGAGGGggtcgaggaggaggagcaggcaGCAGCAGAGGGAGGACGGAGCGGGCGGGGGAGCGGCGAAGGCGGCGACGGAGagggcgacggcgacggcgacgccGAAGAGGTGGGAGGAGATGAGCGTGGCGGAGAAGGCGGTGGAGCTGTACGTGGGGGAGAAGGGGCTGCTGTTCTGGCTCAACAAGTTCGCCTACGCTTCGATCTTCATCGTGATCGGAGCTTGGATCCTGTTCAGGTTCGTCGGGCCTTCGCTCAATCTGTACCAGCTGGACTCTCCTCCTCTGTCGCCGACGTCCATACTCAAGGGCTGA